A genome region from Coffea arabica cultivar ET-39 chromosome 7e, Coffea Arabica ET-39 HiFi, whole genome shotgun sequence includes the following:
- the LOC140011154 gene encoding uncharacterized protein — translation MEENEGGGGFGGDPNDHHFHRNEAISAVADEGFLGEEDDDYEDLYNDVNVGENFLQSIRKTEDFGVRKEEGLSEKRVVQMAGNPSSQALPLPPPPQRALDGGGVGGGGGGGGEERNFERDEVGSTAVRAPSGRVVDGYQQQPQQPQQQQQQNMVFRGPGAGAGGGPTGTSSGGGGLRVELGQPSSNKRAGELEEQTVSNSVVNQGGMVQQQPPPHQHAPSGGSLAGPVGNMGSVGNMGGIEGTVRPGGANVNGAGGNGYGNVGGTVGGGGGAGAGGGQGTILFVGDLHWWTTDAELESELSKYGPVKEVKFFDEKASGKSKGYCQVEFYDPAAATACKEGMNGHLFNGRPCVVAFASPYTVKRMGEAQVNRNQQMAQSTVTQGRRGTGDQPGKPGGSNIATGGNYQGGGENNRAYGRGNWGRGNAQGMGNRGAMNPMRSRGGGMGGRGMMGNGGNGFGQGIGATPPLMHPQTMMGQGFDPGFGGPMGRMGSYGGFPGAPAPPFSGILSSFPPVGSVGLPGVAPHVNPAFFGRGMPMNPMGMMPTAGVDGPNMGMWSDPNMGGWAGEDHGGRAGESSYGEDAVSDHQYGEVSHDRGAWPNAIKEKDRGSERDWSGSSERRYRDEREPGYDRDIPREKDAGHENEWSERRPRDERDVGRDRDRERDRDRERSRDRERDRDRDRDRERDRDRHRDDRDRYADHHRYRERDLEYDDEWDRGRSSRTHSKSRISHEEEQRSRSRDAEYGKRRRLTSE, via the coding sequence ATGGAGGAGAACGAAGGTGGAGGCGGGTTCGGTGGAGATCCGAACGACCACCACTTCCACAGGAACGAAGCGATCTCGGCCGTTGCGGACGAGGGTTTTCTTGGGGAAGAGGACGATGACTACGAGGATCTTTATAACGATGTTAATGTCGGGGAGAATTTTCTTCAGTCAATTAGAAAGACTGAGGATTTTGGGGTTCGAAAGGAGGAGGGACTGTCTGAGAAAAGGGTTGTACAGATGGCTGGGAATCCCTCTTCGCAGGCGCTGCCGTTGCCTCCTCCACCGCAAAGGGCGCTGGATGGTGGTGGtgttggaggaggaggaggaggaggaggggaggAGAGGAACTTTGAGAGAGATGAGGTAGGGTCTACTGCTGTTAGGGCGCCATCTGGTAGGGTTGTTGATGGATATCAGCAGCAGCCACAGCAGccgcagcagcagcagcagcaaaatATGGTGTTTAGGGGACCAGGTGCTGGTGCTGGAGGTGGTCCCACTGGGACATCTAGCGGTGGTGGTGGGCTGAGGGTTGAGTTAGGGCAGCCTTCGAGTAATAAGCGGGCAGGTGAGTTAGAAGAGCAAACTGTTAGCAATAGTGTTGTGAATCAAGGGGGTATGGTTCAGCAGCAGCCTCCTCCACATCAACATGCACCATCTGGTGGTAGCTTAGCTGGTCCTGTAGGAAACATGGGGAGTGTAGGAAATATGGGTGGAATTGAGGGCACAGTGAGGCCAGGAGGTGCAAATGTAAATGGAGCTGGTGGAAACGGGTATGGCAATGTTGGTGGCACTGTCGGTGGTGGAGGTGGGGCTGGTGCTGGGGGTGGCCAAGGGACTATTCTTTTTGTAGGTGATTTGCACTGGTGGACGACAGATGCTGAGCTCGAGAGTGAATTGAGCAAGTATGGGCCTGTGAAAGaggtgaaattttttgatgaGAAGGCTAGTGGGAAGTCAAAAGGGTATTGCCAGGTTGAGTTTTATGATCCCGCAGCTGCCACTGCATGTAAGGAGGGAATGAATGGGCATCTCTTTAATGGCAGACCATGTGTTGTTGCATTTGCCTCTCCCTATACTGTCAAGAGGATGGGTGAGGCTCAGGTGAACAGGAATCAGCAAATGGCTCAATCTACTGTTACTCAAGGTAGGAGAGGGACTGGAGATCAGCCGGGTAAGCCTGGTGGTAGCAACATTGCAACAGGTGGTAATTACCAGGGTGGTGGTGAAAATAATAGAGCGTATGGGAGAGGAAATTGGGGTAGAGGTAATGCTCAAGGGATGGGCAATAGGGGAGCTATGAATCCAATGAGAAGTAGGGGTGGTGGAATGGGTGGACGGGGTATGATGGGGAATGGTGGGAATGGATTTGGGCAGGGCATTGGTGCAACTCCTCCCCTTATGCATCCTCAAACAATGATGGGCCAAGGCTTTGACCCTGGCTTCGGAGGGCCTATGGGAAGAATGGGTAGTTATGGTGGATTTCCTGGTGCCCCAGCCCCTCCATTTTCAGGGATTCTGTCTTCATTTCCACCAGTTGGAAGTGTGGGTTTGCCTGGTGTAGCTCCTCACGTGAATCCAGCATTTTTTGGGAGAGGGATGCCTATGAACCCTATGGGCATGATGCCCACAGCTGGAGTTGATGGACCTAATATGGGAATGTGGTCTGATCCTAATATGGGTGGATGGGCTGGTGAAGACCATGGTGGGAGAGCAGGAGAGTCTAGTTATGGGGAAGATGCTGTATCTGATCATCAGTACGGAGAAGTAAGTCATGACAGAGGGGCTTGGCCCAATGCCATCAAAGAAAAAGATAGAGGCTCAGAAAGAGACTGGTCTGGTTCTTCGGAGAGGAGATATCGTGACGAAAGAGAACCAGGGTATGACCGAGATATACCAAGAGAAAAAGATGCGGGACACGAAAATGAGTGGTCAGAAAGGAGGCCACGCGATGAAAGAGATGTTGGACGGGACAGGGATCGGGAGCGAGATAGGGATCGGGAGCGTTCTCGAGACCGTGAGCGTGACCGAGATAGGGATCGTGATAGAGAACGTGACCGGGATCGTCATAGGGATGACAGGGACAGATATGCAGATCATCATAGATACAGGGAACGTGATCTAGAATACGATGATGAATGGGACAGGGGACGGTCTTCTAGGACTCACAGCAAGTCACGAATATCACATGAAGAAGAGCAAAGGTCAAGATCAAGGGATGCTGAATATGGGAAGAGGCGGCGATTAACCTCTGAATAA
- the LOC113690917 gene encoding uncharacterized protein codes for MNGASVSSMVPFDSDISCSSTPSSSSSSLSSIAAALSYPTAEPLGPSDTTHDPALVGPTSYATLSGTLFGISGNEGLSSGAGNYCHQHDRAYDFGDQECGAPASNFWPLYPRAMTSDNWEIQGGVAQRMEEATLKVSRYSAEERKDRILRYLKKRSQRNFNKTIKYACRKTLADKRVRVRGRFARNNECCEDDQTLVLVKTDSNLQQADSCYNIPADDRIMKSYDEEWLQEAIASLMCYRIAPDNGLELPDKYLMN; via the exons ATGAATGGAGCATCAGTTAGTAGTATGGTCCCTTTTGATTCAGATATCAGCTGCTCCTCcaccccctcctcctcctcctcatcctTGTCGTCAATAGCAGCAGCATTATCATACCCAACAGCCGAACCGCTTGGGCCTTCGGATACAACCCATGACCCAGCATTAGTAGGGCCCACTAGTTATGCTACATTATCAGGCACCTTGTTTGGCATTTCCGGAAACGAAGGTTTGAGCAGTGGTGCCGGCAATTACTGCCACCAACATGATCGGGCATATGACTTTGGAGATCAAGAATGCGGCGCCCCGGCTTCCAACTTCTGGCCTCTCTATCCGCGGGCCATGACCTCCGACAATTGG GAAATTCAAGGCGGGGTAGCACAAAGGATGGAAGAGGCGACATTGAAGGTCTCCCGGTATTCAGCTGAAGAGAGGAAAGACAGAATTCTCAGATACTTAAAGAAGAGAAGTCAAAGGAATTTCAACAAGACTATCAAG TATGCCTGTCGCAAAACCCTAGCCGACAAGAGGGTCCGTGTTCGTGGAAGATTTGCCAGGAATAATGAATGTTGCGAAGATGATCAAACGCTAGTACTGGTGAAGACAGATAGCAATCTTCAACAAGCAGATTCATGCTACAACATTCCTGCCGACGACCGG ATCATGAAATCCTATGACGAGGAATGGCTGCAGGAGGCTATTGCCAGCCTTATGTGTTATCGTATAGCGCCGGATAATGGACTGGAGCTTCCGGACAAGTACCTGATGAACTAG
- the LOC113689660 gene encoding LOB domain-containing protein 4-like: MKESGRKHVGVVAGGSPCAACKLLRRRCSQECVFAPYFPADEPHKFASVHKVFGASNVNKMLQELPEQQRGDAVSAMVYEANARMRDPVYGCVSAISSLQNQVDLLQSQLALAQAQVLQMRISSTQSSSSLISMSQDQYYNSTTVPTDHNSAPPDHHHQNHSPTASRDHRHLEPTSSHFNTDTPPMMLDEGNIGDSLWSY, from the exons atgaagGAGAGCGGTAGAAAACACGTAGGTGTGGTGGCGGGGGGTTCCCCTTGCGCAGCATGCAAGCTTCTAAGGAGGAGATGTTCTCAGGAATGTGTTTTTGCTCCCTACTTTCCAGCTGATGAGCCGCACAAGTTTGCCAGCGTCCATAAGGTGTTTGGTGCCAGCAATGTAAACAAGATGCTTCAG GAGCTGCCAGAGCAACAGCGAGGGGATGCAGTGAGTGCTATGGTGTACGAGGCAAACGCGAGGATGAGGGATCCAGTGTACGGGTGCGTGAGTGCTATATCTTCTCTACAAAACCAGGTTGACCTCCTGCAGTCTCAGTTGGCACTTGCACAGGCTCAAGTTCTCCAAATGCGAATCTCCTCCACCCAATCCTCCTCCTCGCTGATATCTATGTCCCAGGATCAGTACTATAACAGTACCACTGTGCCCACTGATCACAACTCTGCGCCACctgatcatcatcatcagaaTCACTCTCCCACCGCGTCCAGGGATCATCGCCATCTTGAGCCCACCTCGTCCCATTTCAACACCGATACGCCGCCCATGATGCTGGATGAGGGCAATATTGGGGATTCCTTGTGGTCGTACTAG
- the LOC113690916 gene encoding uncharacterized protein At4g15545-like has protein sequence MSSSEGGRGSPDFYLPDEILSVIPTDPYDQLDLARKITSMAIASRVTKLESELGRLRQKLYDKDRLVVDLEDKLSQLQHAYQETDLRLKIALDNNMKLTKERDSLALAAKKLSRDLAKLETFKRQLMQSLNDDNSSQADTVDIGTYDQSVPKACPAKDEEVNGYTTQHYSSSGTDTASISDDASKQSGLKFSMTPYLSPRLTPTATPKIVSASVSPGRYSAAGSPQKTSGATSPTKSQYEMRGSLSSWYPSSQQSSAANSPPRGRPMPARTPRIDGKEFFRQARSRLSYEQFSAFLANIKELNAQKQSREETLRKAEQIFGMDNKDLYLSFQGLLNRNVH, from the exons ATGTCGAGCAGCGAGGGCGGTCGTGGGTCGCCGGACTTCTATCTACCGGACGAGATATTATCGGTCATTCCCACCGACCCCTACGACCAATTAGATCTGGCCCGCAAGATTACGTCCATGGCCATTGCCTCCCGGGTCACCAAGCTGGAGTCTGAACTGGGGAGGCTTCGCCAGAAGCTCTACGACAAGGACCGCCTGGTTGTGGACCTCGAGGATAAGCTTTCTCAGCTCCAGCACGCTTATCAGGAGACCGACTTGCGTCTCAAAATCGCTCTCGACAACAAT ATGAAGCTGACAAAGGAGAGGGATTCCTTGGCCCTAGCCGCCAAGAAGCTGAGCCGTGACTTGGCCAAG TTGGAGACATTCAAGAGGCAGTTGATGCAGTCACTTAATGATGACAATTCATCT CAAGCTGACACTGTTGATATTGGGACTTATGACCAATCAGTTCCCAAAGCCTGTCCTGCAAAAG ATGAGGAGGTGAATGGCTACACAACACAACATTATTCTTCCTCTGGAACAGATACTGCAAGCATTTCTGATGATG CCTCGAAACAAAGTGGGTTGAAATTTTCTATGACACCGTATTTATCTCCACGTCTTACTCCTACTGCAACTCCAAAAATCGTCTCTGCTAGTGTGTCCCCTGGGAGGTATTCTGCTGCAGGATCCCCTCAAAAAACTTCTGGTGCTACCTCTCCTACTAAAAGCCAATATGAAATGCGGGGTTCACTATCATCATGGTACCCATCAAGCCAGCAGTCATCAGCAGCAAACTCTCCCCCTCGTGGTCGCCCCATGCCAG CTCGCACTCCTCGAATTGATGGAAAAGAGTTCTTTCGTCAAGCAAG GAGCCGTCTATCCTATGAGCAGTTCAGTGCATTTCTGGCCAACATAAAGGAACTAAATGCGCAAAAGCAATCCCGTGAG GAAACTTTGAGGAAAGCGGAACAGATTTTTGGTATGGATAACAAAGATCTATACCTATCTTTTCAAGGTTTGCTAAATCGAAACGTACACTAG
- the LOC140010918 gene encoding uncharacterized protein, protein MCRRIFFAFLLFLCVSYSGEAQTTPHAPAPAPKFTNVSPAPSKTPVPAASPASPHASPVPSPSPKIPPTIPAASPQTSPSASPVQSPAASPRTSPSASPVQSPAASAPLSPAPTPSSSASAPVPSPSPSAESPVNAPAVSPPASSPSGSPASSPVPATAEVPSAGASVPSTSATPAESPAMFPSSSSQPSRSPAGTSLAPESPVADESSATSIHGGLIVLAGLALSAGFVI, encoded by the coding sequence ATGTGCAGACggattttctttgcttttttatTATTCTTGTGTGTGTCGTATTCCGGTGAGGCACAGACGACCCCTCATGCTCCTGCACCGGCACCCAAGTTCACCAATGTGTCTCCGGCACCCTCAAAAACTCCCGTGCCCGCAGCTTCTCCGGCTAGCCCTCATGCATCCCCGGTTCCTTCTCCATCTCCGAAGATTCCTCCGACAATCCCTGCGGCTTCTCCCCAAACCAGCCCGTCTGCTTCCCCGGTACAGTCTCCGGCAGCTTCTCCCAGAACCAGCCCGTCTGCTTCTCCGGTACAGTCTCCGGCAGCGAGCGCTCCACTTTCTCCAGCGCCCACTCCGTCGTCCAGTGCGTCTGCACCGGTCCCATCTCCTTCTCCGTCGGCCGAATCCCCGGTGAATGCTCCGGCAGTGTCACCGCCTGCATCATCTCCATCTGGAAGCCCGGCGAGTTCTCCAGTTCCGGCCACTGCAGAGGTTCCATCCGCCGGTGCCAGTGTTCCTTCCACTTCTGCGACACCGGCAGAGTCACCGGCGATGTTCCCTTCGAGCAGCAGCCAGCCAAGTCGCTCACCGGCTGGGACGAGTTTGGCACCGGAAAGCCCAGTTGCTGATGAATCGAGTGCGACCTCCATTCATGGGGGCCTAATTGTTCTTGCTGGGCTTGCTCTATCCGCCGGTTTTGTCATCTAA